In a genomic window of [Empedobacter] haloabium:
- a CDS encoding PEPxxWA-CTERM sorting domain-containing protein, whose protein sequence is MTALPARFAPLIFISCVLALPAAAAPAPEQRKQRTCSETMQEHAQAGAQRRQADLDGRGVCALQDGAIRQASRGNGGGTPGDADGATADEGLAHRFADTADTHRLRSGGRVVTVDLSQDMQRSGAGGWGHRYGEDLFSQQIPFEPIAGPLGNAVPGYGMETVHGLAAGQFTLRSVMAGIEGAANPGLAGGALTSRAGGRMSADDADATTPVPEPATWAMLLGGFALLAARARRQRR, encoded by the coding sequence GTGACCGCTCTCCCCGCCCGCTTCGCCCCGCTCATCTTCATTTCCTGCGTACTGGCGTTACCCGCCGCCGCCGCACCGGCGCCGGAGCAGCGCAAGCAGCGTACGTGCAGCGAAACCATGCAGGAACACGCGCAGGCGGGGGCGCAGCGCCGCCAGGCCGATCTCGACGGCCGCGGCGTCTGCGCCCTGCAGGATGGCGCCATCCGCCAGGCCAGCCGTGGCAATGGCGGAGGTACGCCAGGCGACGCGGACGGCGCCACGGCGGATGAGGGCCTGGCGCACCGCTTTGCCGATACGGCCGACACGCATCGGCTGCGCTCGGGCGGCCGGGTCGTGACCGTCGACCTGTCGCAGGACATGCAGCGCAGCGGCGCGGGCGGCTGGGGACACCGCTACGGCGAAGACCTGTTCAGCCAGCAAATACCGTTCGAACCGATCGCGGGCCCGTTGGGCAATGCGGTGCCCGGGTATGGGATGGAGACGGTGCACGGCCTCGCTGCCGGCCAGTTCACGCTGCGTTCGGTGATGGCCGGCATCGAGGGCGCCGCCAATCCGGGCCTGGCGGGCGGCGCACTGACGTCGCGCGCGGGCGGGCGCATGAGCGCCGACGACGCCGACGCCACGACGCCGGTGCCGGAACCGGCCACGTGGGCCATGCTGCTGGGCGGGTTCGCCTTGCTGGCCGCCCGGGCGCGTCGTCAGCGCCGGTAA